GCCCGGGCGGCCTCGGCGAGGGCGAGTGCGGTGGCCGGGTCGCCGCTCCACCAGTGCAGGGTGCTCTGCCGGGCGAGCAGTGCGGCCGTGGTGGCCCGGTCGCCGGTCGCGTGCGCCCACTCCAGCCCGGTGGCGTACCAGCTGAGGGCGCGGGCGCAGCGGTCGCCCTCGAAGTGGGCCCAGCCGGCGAGTTCGGCGTACTGGGCGGCGAGCGAGCGGACGGCGGCGAGGCTGGTGCGCGGCGCGGTGTGCTGCCAGCCGGCCAGCGTGCGGGCGTGGTGCTCCAGGACGGCGGTCAGCTCCTCGCCGCCGATCCGGCAGGCGGCGGCGCGGTAGCCGGTGAGCAGGTGGGCGAGCACCTCGACGGTGGCCGCGTCCGGTGGGGCGGCGTCGGCGGCGAGCGGCGGCCGGGTGGCGGCGGCGAGTTCGTCGAGGCGTTCGCGCTCCTGCCGGACGGTCTGCCACAGTGCGGCCAGCTCCCCTCCGGCCAGGAGGAGTTCGTCCGCTCGGGCGGGTAAGCCGGGCGGTGGCCAGCGGCGGGCGTTCTCCACCCGGCTGATCAGCGAGTTGTGGTAGCCGAGCAGGCGGCCGAACTCGGTCTGGCTGAGGCCGCGGGCCTCTCGCCAGTGGCGCAGCCGGCGCCCGAAGCGCAGTCGCGCGGACTCGGGTTCGGTGCGGGGCCGGGGCGGGGTGGCTGCGGGCTGGTGCGGCGTGGGGGCGGGCAGGGGCGGCACGGGATCTCCCGGAGGGCTGGGGGACGCTCGTGGGGGAGCGCCATGCCCAGGTATCCCCCTTGACGTGCCTTGGTCAAACGAGGGTGCGCCGACCTCCTGCCGGTGCCCTGTTGCCGGTGCGCCGCTCGGCCGGGCGGTGGGCGCGGGCGGTGGCACGGCCCCGGAGAACGGCACCGGGCCCGGGAGCCTCCGCAACGGCTCCCGGGCCCGGCGTCTGCGAGCGGATCGGACGGGTCAGGAGCCCGCCGCCACCGCGGCCCGCCGCCGGCGGCCCACCACGGCCGAGGCCGCGAGCACGATCGCCGCGGCGACCAGCGACAGGTACATCTGCTTGCGCCCGTCGGCGTCCGTGAACATGTACGCCATGACGAACCCGATCATGCCCATCGCGGTCCAGGTCAGGTACGGGTACAGCCACATCTTGACGGTGTGCCGCTCGGGCATCTCCCGCTCGATGATCTTGCGCATCCGCAGCTGGGTGGCGCAGATCACCAGCCAGACGAACAGCGCGACCGCGCCGGAGGAGTTGAGCAGGAAGGCGAAGACGGTGTCCGGCGAGGTGTAGTTGAAGAAGACCGCGACGAAGCCGAAGACCACCGAGGAGAGGATGGCCACCCGCGGCACGCCGCGCTCGGTCACCTTGGCGAAGGCCTTCGGGGCGTCGCCGCGCTGGCCGAGCGAGAAGGCCATCCGGGAGGCCGTGTACATCCCGGAGTTGAGGCAGGACAGGACGGCCGTCAGCACGATGACGTCCATCACCTGGCCGGCGCCCGGGATGCCGATGTGGTCCAGCACCGCCACGTACGGGCTGGCCTTGACCTCGGCCGAGTCCCACGGCAGCAGGGTGACCACGAGCAGGATCGAGCCCAGGTAGAAGATTCCGATGCGCCAGATCACGCTGTTGGTCGCCTTGGTGACCGCCTTCTGCGGGTCCTCCGACTCGCCGGCCGCCAGGGTGACGATCTCGCTGCCCATGAAGGCGAAGACCACGGTCAGCATGCCGGTGAACACCGCGCCCACGCCGTGCGGCAGAAAGCCGCCGTGGCCGGTCAGGTTGCTGGCGCCGACCGCGTGGGTGCCGGGCAGCAGGCCGAAGGCGGCCAGCGTGCCGATCACCAGGAACGCGGCGATCGCGACCACCTTGATCCCGGCGAACCAGAACTCGAACTCGCCGTAGGAGGCCACCGAGAACAGGTTGGTGGAGGTCAGCACCGCCATCACGATCAGTGCCCAGCCCCACTGCGGTACGCCGGGCACCCACTGGTTGAGGATCTTCGCGCCGGCCGTCGCCTCGACCGCGAGCACCACGACCCAGAAGAACCAGTACAGCCAGCCGATGGTGAACCCGGCCCAGCGGCCCAGCGCGCGGTCCGCGTACGCCGAGAACGAGCCGCTCTGCGGGTCGGCCGCGGCCATCTCGCCGAGCATCCGCATCACCAGCACGACCAGCGCGCCGGCCAGTGCGTAGGACAGCAGGATGCCGGGGCCGGTGGACGCGATGCCCGCGCCGGAGCCGACGAAGAGGCCGGCGCCGATCACGCCGCCGATGGCGATCATCGACAGGTGGCGGTTCTTGAGCCCGGCCTTCAGGTGGCCGTCGCCACCGTGCCCGTGCGGCCCCGCCTGGTGGGGGACCTGGGCGGTTGCCGTCGGCTTCGTGGTGTTCGCACTCATCTAGGGGTGCCCTGTGCCTTTCCAGCGCGGCGACCCTCGGCTCGTCGCGCCACAGGGTGGGGGGACAGACCCGCGCATTGCGGTGCAACCTAACTTCTACGCCCGAGTATCGGAACAATCCTTTGATAACTGTTCGCTCACCGGACATAAAAGCCCAGGTCAGGGCCGGTGTAATGGGGGTCGGAAAAGCTCAGATCTGACACATAGTCAGGTCACGGGAAGGTGTAGGAGGTCAGATCTCGCTCACATCGAGGACGACGACCTCCGGGCGCCGCGCCGGGCGGAGTCCACTCGGGCGGGCGGCGAGTCGGCCGGCGAGCCGGGCGGCGAGGATCCGCGGGATGTCGTCCTCCCGCGAGTAGCCGGGCACCAGCGTGACCTCGTCCTCGCGCACCCGGCCGTCGCCGAACGCGGTGTAGGTCACCCGGTACGTCGTGCGGTCCGGTGGCGGAGCGTGGCCGGGCCGGGGTGTGGCGGACATCCGCATCGACCTCCTCGGCCCATTGTCGGCGCGGTGTGGCCGATCGGGGCAAACCAGAGCAGAGTGGGACTCTCGGGGCACTCGTCGGAGCACCCCCCGAGGGCATTCCCCGAGCGTTCTCGGCGCGGTCGGTTCCCGGCGCCGGTCAGGAGCGACCCCATGCAGACCACCTGGAAGGGGACGATCAGCTTCGGGCTGGTCAGCATCCCCGTCCACCTCTACTCCGCGACGCAGGAGCACGACGTCCCGCTGCACCAGGTGCACGCCAAGGACGGCGGCCGGGTGCGGATGAAGCGGTACTGCGAGCGGGAGGAGAAGGAGGTCCCGTACGCGGAGATCGCCAAGGGTTACGAGTCCCCCGACGGGCGGACCGTCACGCTCAGCGACGAGGACCTGGCCGACCTGCCGCTGCCGAGCAAGAAGGTCATCGACGTGCTGGCCTTCGTGGACGAGGGCGAGATCGATCCGCTGATGTTCTCCAAGGCCTACTACGTGGGCGTCGCCGACAAGGCCGCCGCCAAGCCGTACGCCCTGCTGCGCGACGCGCTCACCGACTCCGGGCAGATCGCCGTCACCAAGATCGCGCTGCGCACCCGGGAGTCCCCCGCGGTGCTGCGGGTGCACGACAACACGCTGGTGCTGCAGACCTGCATCTGGCCCGACGAGGTCCGCCCGGCGGCCGGGATCGCACCCGAGGAGGGTGTCACCGTCCGGCCGCAGGAGCTCAAGATGGCGCGGTCGCTGATGGACACCCTCTCCGAGGACTTCGACCTGTCCCAGCTGCACGACGACTACCAGCAGGCGCTGCAACAGGTGATCACGGCGCGGCTGGAGGGCGTGGAGATCCCGCACGAGGAGGAGGCGGGCGAGGCCCCGGACAACGTCATCGACCTGATGGAGGCGCTGCGCAGCAGCCTCAAGCAGGCCAAGGGCGGGCCCAAGGGCGGGCGCGGTCCGGCCGGGGCGGCGGAGGCGGAACCCGAGGCGGAACCGGAGGAGGAGCCCGCGCCGCGCAAGCGCGCCCCCGCGAAGAAGACCGCCGCGGCCGCGAAGAAGACCGCCGCGAAGAAGACGTCGGAGGCGAAGACGCCGGCGAAGGGGTCGGCGACCAAGACGGCCTCCGCGGCGAAGAAGACCACGAGCCGGAAGTCCGCGGCTCCCCGCAAGGCCTCCTGACCCGTCCCTGGGCCAGGCCTTCCCTCCCGTCCAGCATTGGAGGCGATCCCGATGGACCTGCTGACCTACAAGGAAGTCGAATCCCGCCCCGAAGCCCAGCGCAACCAGAGCTTCGGGCACCGGGCCTGGGTCTGGCTGCTCACCCTCAGCCCGACCGTGGTGACGATCATGGTCGCGCTCTCGGTCGGCCTGGGCATGGTCGCCGTCCAGGTGAGCCAGCTGTGGGTGCTGGTCGTGCTGGCGATCTTCTGGGGGCTGACGGTCGTCGCCATGGGCGGCGTGCTCGCCCGCTGGATGACGCCCGGCCAGGGCAGGCACCGGATGGCGGCCTGACCCGGCCGGGCGTTCCCGAAGCGGCCGGAGGGCGGGGTCCGGGACGACTCAGCCGATCCACACCGTGGTGACGTTGCAGAACTCCCGGATCCCGTGCCCGGACAGCTCCCGCCCGAAGCCGGAGCGCTTGACGCCGCCGAACGGCAGCGCCGGGTGGGAGGCGGTCATCCCGTTGAAGAACACCCCGCCGGCCTGGATGTCGCGCACGAAGCGCTCCTGTTCGGCCCCGTCGGTCGTCCAGACGTTGGCGCTGAGGCCGAACGGGGTGTCGTTGGCGACCGCGACGGCCTCGTCCAGGTCGGCGACCCGGTAGACGGTGGCGACCGGGCCGAAGGTCTCCTCCTGGTGGATCCGCATCGCCGGGGTGATGCCGGTCAGCACCGTCGGCTCGTAGAACCAGCCGCTGTCCCAGCCCTCCGGGCGCCCGCCGCCGCACTCCACCCGGGCGCCGTGCGTCCGGGCGTCCTCGACCAGCTCCTCCAGGTCGTCCCGGCCCTGGCGGCTGGCCAGCGGGCCCACGTCGGTGGCCTCGTCCATCGGATCGCCGACCCGCAGCGCCTGCATCGCCGCGGTGAAGCCGGCGGTGAAGCGGTCGTAGACGTCGGTGTGCACGATGAAGCGCTTGGCGGCGATGCAGGACTGGCCGTTGTTCTGCACCCGGGCCCGGACGGCCGTGCGCACCGCCGCGTCCAGGTCGGCGCTCGGCAGGACGACGAACGGGTCGCTGCCGCCCAGCTCCAGCACGGCCTTCTTGACCTCGTCCGCCGCGGTGGCCGCGACCGCCCGCCCGGCCGGCTCGCTGCCGGTGAGGGTGACGGCGGCGACCCGGCGGTCCCGGATCACGCCCTCGACCGCGCCCGAGCCGATCAGCAGGGTCTGGAAGCAGCCCTCCGGGAAGCCGGCCCGCCGGAACAGCTCCTCGATCGCCACCGCCGTGCGCGGCACGTTGGACGCGTGCTTGAGCAGGCCGACGTTGCCCGCCATCAGGGCCGGTGCGGCGAACCGGATCACCTGCCAGAACGGGAAGTTCCACGGCATCACGGCCAGCACCGGTCCGATCGGGCGGTAGCGGACGTAAGCCCGGGCGGCCCCGGAGTCGGCGACGTCGGCCGGGGCCGGCTGCTCGTCGGCCAGCAGCGCCTCGGCGTTCTCGGCGTACCAGCGCATCGCCTTCGCGCACTTGGCGGCCTCGGCCCGGGAGGCGGCGAGCGGCTTGCCCATCTCCTCCGTCATGGTGCGGGCGACCGCCTCCAGGTCCTGGTCCAGCAGGTCGGCCGCGGCGAGCATCAGTCCGGCGCGGACCGGGAACGGCGTGCTGCGATAGCTGTGGAAGGCGGCCTCGGCGCGGGCCAACCGCTGTTCGATCCCGGCCGCGTCGAGCGGTTCGAAGGTCTGCAGGGTCTCGCCGGTCGCGGGGTTGACGCTGGCGATGGGCATGCGGGGCTCCCGAGGGGGTCTGGGTCCGGTGCGTCTGCCCTCACACCCTCCCCGACGGCCCGGCTCCGGGCACGCCACGGCGCGCCCGGCGTGTCCCGCCGGGTGCGCGGACGGGGCCGGTCACTCCGGCGGGCGGCGCCGGTCACATCGGCGGACGGGGCCGGTCACTCCGGCAGTGACTCCACCCGGGCCGCCGCCTCCCTGGCCCGGGCACCGGCCCTGGTCCTGGCCGCGGTGACCTGCCGGTTGGGGAAGCGGTGCAGGTACTCGGCCTCCAGCTCCCCGGTGCGCAGCGTGTGCCGTTTCAGCGCGTCCTCCGAGCCGTACAGGAAGGTCTCGTGGCGCGTGCGGTGCAACTGCTCCAGCTCGTGCAGGAGCGTGTCGTTGCCCAGGGCGTGCGGGGAGATGCCCGCGGGCCGGATGTGCGGGTCGTCGGCGTGCCGCATCTCGGTGCCTCCTCGGCGGAAGTCCCCTCCTACAGGGTGCCCGCCGACCGCCGCCGGTGCACCCGTTCGATCCCGGGGCGGGTGGTGCGGATGTATCAACAAGGAGAGTTGTAAAAGGAATATCGTACAAGAGATCTTGTTGGTAGTCTCCGGGCATGACCGACACGACCGATCCGACCGATCCGACGGACGAGCCGCGCGGCGCCCGGGAGATCCAGGACTCCCGGGTGCTCGCCGCCCTCACCCACCCGCTGCGCCGCCGGCTGCTCGACCTCCTCAAGGTGGACGGCCCCGCCACGGTCGGGAAGCTGGCCGAGCGCACCGAGCAGGCGGTGGGCAACGTCAGCCATCACCTGAAGGTGCTGGCCGAGAGCGGACTGATCGAGGAGGCGCCCGAGCTCGCCCGGACCAGGCGCGAGCGGTGGTGGCGCCGCGCGGACCGTGAACTCAGCTGGACCAGGGCCGACTTCGACGGCGACCCGGTCACCGAGGCGGTCGCCGACGCAGCCGGATCGATCCTGCTGGAGCGCCAGGTCGAGCTGGTCCGCGAATGGGCCGTGCGGCGCGCCGGGTACCGGCCCGACTGGCGGGACGGCTGCTCGGTGGCCACCCAGGCCTGGCTGCGGCTCACCCCGGAGGAGGCCCGGAGCCTGGCGGCGGACCTGCACGAGGTGATCCAGAAGTGGGCGAACCGGCCGGTGCCCGAGGACGGGTGCGAGCGCGAGACCGTCCTCGCCTTCGCCCACAGCGTCCCGGCCAAGCCGTGAGCGCGGTCCTGGCCCCGGAGCGGGCGTCCGGGAGGGCCCGCTCGCGCTGGGGTCTGTTCGCCCGGCGCGACTTCCGGCTGCTCTGGGCGGGCGAGACCGTCAGCAAACTGGGCAGCAACATCACCTCCGTGGCCTTGCCGCTGGTCGCAGTGCTGGCACTGGACGCCGGACCGCTCGCGACGGGCGCGCTGACCGCCGCGGTCTGGCTGCCGTGGCTGGTGTTCGGCCTGCCGGCCGGAGTCTGGGTCGGCCGGGTGCCCCGACGGACCGTGATGATCGCCTGCAACCTCGCCTCCGCCGTCCTGTTCGCGAGCGTGCCGGTGGCCGGCTGGTTCGGGGCGCTCACCCTGGCGCAGCTGCTGGTGGTCGCCGTGTCGACCGGGGTCTCCTCGGTGTTCTTCGACGCCGCCTTCGAGGCCTACCTGCCCGAGCTGGTGGCGCCCGAGGACCTGATCGAGGGCAACGCCAAGCTGCAGGGCAGCGCCTCGGCGGCCGCGGTGGCGGGGCGCGGACTGGCGGGCCTGACCGTCCAGCTGCTCGGCGCGACGACCGGGCTGCTCGCCGACGCCGCGAGCTTCCTGGTCGCGACCGTCACCCTGCTGAGGATCAGGGCCAGGCCCCGCCCCGCCCCGGCCGGAACCGCGGCCGAGGGGACGTTGCGCCAGGCCCGCGAGGGTCTCGTCTTCCTGCTGCGCGACCCCTACCTGCGCTCCTTCACGCTCTACGGTGCGGCCGCCAACTTCGCGCTCACCGGCTACCAGTCGATCACCGCGCTGTTCCTGATCCGGGAGGCCGGAGTCGCCCCGGGCTGGGTCGGCGGGCTCGCCTCGGCCGGCGCGGTCGGCGGAGTGCTCGGCGCGCTGGCCGCCCGGCCGCTGTGCCGACGGCTCGGCACGGCCCGCGCGCTCCGGACCGTGCTGGTTGCGCTGTCGCCCTTCGGCATGCTGATGGCCCTGGCCGGACCGGGCCCCGGGATGCTGCTGTACCTGGTGGGGGCGCTGGTCGTGGTCGCGGCGGTGGTGTTCTGCAACGTCGTGCTCGACAGCTTCCGGCAGTCCTACCTCCCGCCGGCGCTGCTCAGCCGGGTCGCCGCCACGTCGATGTGCGCCAACCACGCCACCATCCCGCTCGGCGCCCTGGCCGGCGGCGCGCTGGGCGCGGTGATCGGCCTGCGCGCCACCATGTGGGTGATGACCGGACTGCTGGCGCTGTGCGCGGCGCTGCCGCTGCTGTCTCCGCTGCGCACGGTCCGGGAACTGCCGACCGGAGCCGCGGAGGCGGTGCGATGATCGCCCGGATCGTAGGATGAATTCATCCGTACCTTCGGGTTCCCCCCGCTACCGCTCGGACAGATCGCTGATGCCGCTTCCCAAGGCCGAACTCCACCTGCACATCGAAGGCACCCTGGAGCCCGAGCTCGCCTTCGAGCTCGCCGCCCGCAACGGGGTCCGGCTGCCGTTCGCCGACACCGAGGAGCTGCGCACCGCGTACTCCTTCAGCGACCTGCAGTCCTTCCTGGACCTGTACTACGCGCTGATGGCCGTGCTGCGCACCGAGGAGGACTTCGCCGACCTCGCCGACGCCTACCTGGCGCGGGCCGCCGAGCAGGGCGTGCGGCACGCGGAGATCTTCTTCGACCCGCAGGCGCACACCGCCCGCGGGGTGCCGCTGGGCGTGGTGGTGGACGGCCTGACCCGGGCGCTGGAGCGCAGCGAGGAGCGGTACGGGATCAGCACCCAGCTGATCATGTGCTTCCTGCGGGACGAGTCCGCCGACTCCGCGCTGGAGACCTTCGAGGCCGCCCGGCCGTACTTCGACCGGATCGCGGGCATCGGCCTGGACTCGGCCGAGGTCGGCAACCCGCCGGCGAAGTTCCGCGAGGTGTACCGCCGGGCCGCGGAGGCCGGGCTGCGGCGCGTCGCCCACGCGGGGGAGGAGGGCCCGGCCTCGTACATCACCGAGGCGCTGGACGTCCTCGGCGTGGAGCGCATCGACCACGGGCTGCGCTGCCTGGAAGACGGCGAGCTGGTCGCCCGGCTGGTCCGCGAGCAGATCCCGCTGACCCTCTGCCCGCTCTCCAACGTCCGCCTGCGCTGCATCGACACGCTGGCCGACCACCCGCTGCGGGAGATGCTGGAGGCCGGCCTGCTGGTCACCGTCAACTCCGACGACCCGGCGTACTTCGGCGGCTACGTCGAGGACAACTTCCGCGCCGTCCACGCCGCCCTCGGCCTCGACCAGGACACCCTGCGCCGACTGGCCGCCAACTCCTTCCGCGCCTCGTTCATCAGCGACCGCCGCCGGGCCGAACTCCTCGCCGAGGTCGAGGAGTTCGTCTTCTAGTCGGCCCCGGTCCGGAAGCGCCTGCCGCAGCGGCCCGTCACCCGTCGAGGGGGGACGGGCCGCTGCGCACGTAGTGGTTCAGGGTGACGCCGTTGGTGAAGCGGTGGGTGTCCTGCAGGGTGAGCGGGGTGGGGCGGCCGGTGGGGCGGAAGAACAGGGTGCCGCGGCCGAGGACGACGGGGTGGACGTAGAGGCGGAACTCGTCGACCAGGTCCTGGGCGAGGAAGGACTCGACGAGGTTCGCGCCGCTGAGGGAGAGGTCGCCGCCGGGGCCGGCGGTGAGGGCGGCGATCGACTCGGGGGTGACCTCGCGGACGATCGTGGTGTTCCAGTCGGCGTGGTCGAGGGTGCGGGAGAAGACCGTCTTCGGCATGGCGCGCCAGATGCCGGCGAACTCGCGCATCGGGCCGTCGGCGGCCGGATCCTGGTCGGCGGTGGGCCAGACGGAGGCCATCAGCTCGTGCGTCACCCGGCCGGAGACGAAACCACCCATCCGGGCGAGCTCCCGGTTGAAGTGGGTGTGGACCTCGTCGTCGACCAGGTTCCAGCTGAGGTCGTGGTCCGGGCCCTCGAAGTAGCCGTCGACCGAGAGCGAGACGAAGAGGACGATCCTGCGGCGCATGGCACCCCACCGGGAGGAATGGTCCGCCGCCCTCCCCGCGTGGCGCGGGAGGGCGGCGGACGGGGGATCAGATCAGGGTGCTCCAGTAGTACCAGAACCGGTTGAGGACCAGCAGCGCGACGACCGCGTACCCCAGCGCCGGGACGACCCAGTGGTAGCGGGCCGCCTCCCGGACGACCACCCGCAGGCGCGGGCCCACCGGGATCACGCCCGAGCGCAGGTTGTGCAGCGTGGTGTACCAGAACAGCGGGATCACCGCGGCCCACACCACCATGCAGTACGGGCAGAGCGCGCCGATCCGGTAGAGCGCCTGGTACATCAGCCAGCTCACGAAGCCGATCCCGAAGACCGTCCCGGCCTGCAAGCCGAGCCAGAACCAGCGCCGGTACCTCGCACCCGCGAGCAGCCCGGCGCCGACCGCGACGGCCACCCCGAAGGCGACCAGCCCGATCAGCGAGTTGGGGAAGCCGAAGGCCTCGGCCTGCGCGCTGCGCATGATCGAACCGCAGCTGATGATCGGATTGATGTTGCAGCTGGGGACGTACGACGGGTCCTTCAGCAGCCGGATCTTGTCCAGGGTGAGGACCGCCGAGGCGAACAGGCCGACCGCACCGCCGACCAGCAGCAGCCAGGCGAACGGGCGGCTCGCGCCGTACGTCGTCCGCTCGGCGGGGTCGGTGGCTTCGGGGGTGGCGGCCTCGGGAGCAGCGGGCGTCACCCGGTCACCTGCTTGACCAGCGCGGTGAACTGCTCGGGCGAGACGGCCTTGCCGTTGGTCAGGACGTCCAGCTTCTTGCCGTCCAGCTTGACGGTCGGAGTGCCGGTCACGTCGCTCTTGTCGAACTCCTCGTTGACCTTGGCGGCCCACGGCGCGTAGGTGCCGTCCTGGACGGCCTTGACGAAGGAGTCGGTCTTCAGCCCGGGCACCTGGCCGGCCAGTTCCAGGAGGCGGTTGACGTCGCCGAAGGCGTCGCTGCGCTCGTCGGGCTGGTTGGCGTAGAGCACGTCGTGGAACTGCTTGAACTTGTCCACGCCCTCGTTCAATGCGGCGCCGGCGGCGGCCAGCGCGGTGCGCGAGCCCTTGCCGCCGAGGTTCTTGTCGAGGAACGTCGCCAGGTGGTACTCGATCTTGTACGTGCCGGCGTCCGCGAGCTGCTGGACGGTCGGGCCGGTGGTGGTCTCCAGCTGCTCGCAGAACGGGCAGCGGAAGTCCTCGTAGACCTCCAGGGTGTGCGGCGCGTCCGCCTTGCCGTAGGTGATCACGGTGCCGTTCGAGCCGGTCGCGTTGGCGGGGACGACCAGCGGGCCGTTCGCGGCGGCGTCCGAACCGGAGCCGGAGGAGCCGCCGACGGCGAAGGCCACGCCCGCCGCGAGCGCGAGCACGGCGGCCGAGGCTGCGCCGACCACGACCCGGCGGCGGATCCGGTCGGAACGCTCGGCCCGGACCCGGGCGGAGCGCATGCGCTCGGTGGCGGACGTCTTCTTGTCGGTCTTACGGGTGTTGCTCATGGGGTGTCGTCCTGTGCTCTCTGACGTACGGGGGCGGGCGCGACGGAACGGCGTCTGCGCCGGGGAGAGAGGGCGGCCGAGCGGAGGGACTGCTCAGGCGGCCAGGGCGAACAGCGGCGGACCGCGCCGGACGGCCGGACGGACGAGGACGTCCTCGGCGGGGACCAGCGCGCGGCTGGCCCCGGGGAACGGCACCCGGGCCACCGGACGGGCCGG
The genomic region above belongs to Streptomyces sp. 1331.2 and contains:
- a CDS encoding helix-turn-helix domain-containing protein, whose translation is MPPLPAPTPHQPAATPPRPRTEPESARLRFGRRLRHWREARGLSQTEFGRLLGYHNSLISRVENARRWPPPGLPARADELLLAGGELAALWQTVRQERERLDELAAATRPPLAADAAPPDAATVEVLAHLLTGYRAAACRIGGEELTAVLEHHARTLAGWQHTAPRTSLAAVRSLAAQYAELAGWAHFEGDRCARALSWYATGLEWAHATGDRATTAALLARQSTLHWWSGDPATALALAEAARAAAPPLPELRAWAAVAKAHAHALVGEAPQVRQALADAHRLTEAARHSDGPTPWSARADLVLAVAHGTCHRDLAVHTGRPAHARTAAARLEAALALLDPAAHPRDHTLVTARLAGAHAHAGHPDAAAALLARLPPGTTGRIAREQRRAREWLRS
- a CDS encoding amino acid permease gives rise to the protein MSANTTKPTATAQVPHQAGPHGHGGDGHLKAGLKNRHLSMIAIGGVIGAGLFVGSGAGIASTGPGILLSYALAGALVVLVMRMLGEMAAADPQSGSFSAYADRALGRWAGFTIGWLYWFFWVVVLAVEATAGAKILNQWVPGVPQWGWALIVMAVLTSTNLFSVASYGEFEFWFAGIKVVAIAAFLVIGTLAAFGLLPGTHAVGASNLTGHGGFLPHGVGAVFTGMLTVVFAFMGSEIVTLAAGESEDPQKAVTKATNSVIWRIGIFYLGSILLVVTLLPWDSAEVKASPYVAVLDHIGIPGAGQVMDVIVLTAVLSCLNSGMYTASRMAFSLGQRGDAPKAFAKVTERGVPRVAILSSVVFGFVAVFFNYTSPDTVFAFLLNSSGAVALFVWLVICATQLRMRKIIEREMPERHTVKMWLYPYLTWTAMGMIGFVMAYMFTDADGRKQMYLSLVAAAIVLAASAVVGRRRRAAVAAGS
- the ku gene encoding non-homologous end joining protein Ku, which encodes MQTTWKGTISFGLVSIPVHLYSATQEHDVPLHQVHAKDGGRVRMKRYCEREEKEVPYAEIAKGYESPDGRTVTLSDEDLADLPLPSKKVIDVLAFVDEGEIDPLMFSKAYYVGVADKAAAKPYALLRDALTDSGQIAVTKIALRTRESPAVLRVHDNTLVLQTCIWPDEVRPAAGIAPEEGVTVRPQELKMARSLMDTLSEDFDLSQLHDDYQQALQQVITARLEGVEIPHEEEAGEAPDNVIDLMEALRSSLKQAKGGPKGGRGPAGAAEAEPEAEPEEEPAPRKRAPAKKTAAAAKKTAAKKTSEAKTPAKGSATKTASAAKKTTSRKSAAPRKAS
- a CDS encoding NADP-dependent succinic semialdehyde dehydrogenase is translated as MPIASVNPATGETLQTFEPLDAAGIEQRLARAEAAFHSYRSTPFPVRAGLMLAAADLLDQDLEAVARTMTEEMGKPLAASRAEAAKCAKAMRWYAENAEALLADEQPAPADVADSGAARAYVRYRPIGPVLAVMPWNFPFWQVIRFAAPALMAGNVGLLKHASNVPRTAVAIEELFRRAGFPEGCFQTLLIGSGAVEGVIRDRRVAAVTLTGSEPAGRAVAATAADEVKKAVLELGGSDPFVVLPSADLDAAVRTAVRARVQNNGQSCIAAKRFIVHTDVYDRFTAGFTAAMQALRVGDPMDEATDVGPLASRQGRDDLEELVEDARTHGARVECGGGRPEGWDSGWFYEPTVLTGITPAMRIHQEETFGPVATVYRVADLDEAVAVANDTPFGLSANVWTTDGAEQERFVRDIQAGGVFFNGMTASHPALPFGGVKRSGFGRELSGHGIREFCNVTTVWIG
- a CDS encoding DUF6158 family protein, whose amino-acid sequence is MRHADDPHIRPAGISPHALGNDTLLHELEQLHRTRHETFLYGSEDALKRHTLRTGELEAEYLHRFPNRQVTAARTRAGARAREAAARVESLPE
- a CDS encoding ArsR/SmtB family transcription factor yields the protein MTDTTDPTDPTDEPRGAREIQDSRVLAALTHPLRRRLLDLLKVDGPATVGKLAERTEQAVGNVSHHLKVLAESGLIEEAPELARTRRERWWRRADRELSWTRADFDGDPVTEAVADAAGSILLERQVELVREWAVRRAGYRPDWRDGCSVATQAWLRLTPEEARSLAADLHEVIQKWANRPVPEDGCERETVLAFAHSVPAKP
- a CDS encoding MFS transporter, whose translation is MSAVLAPERASGRARSRWGLFARRDFRLLWAGETVSKLGSNITSVALPLVAVLALDAGPLATGALTAAVWLPWLVFGLPAGVWVGRVPRRTVMIACNLASAVLFASVPVAGWFGALTLAQLLVVAVSTGVSSVFFDAAFEAYLPELVAPEDLIEGNAKLQGSASAAAVAGRGLAGLTVQLLGATTGLLADAASFLVATVTLLRIRARPRPAPAGTAAEGTLRQAREGLVFLLRDPYLRSFTLYGAAANFALTGYQSITALFLIREAGVAPGWVGGLASAGAVGGVLGALAARPLCRRLGTARALRTVLVALSPFGMLMALAGPGPGMLLYLVGALVVVAAVVFCNVVLDSFRQSYLPPALLSRVAATSMCANHATIPLGALAGGALGAVIGLRATMWVMTGLLALCAALPLLSPLRTVRELPTGAAEAVR
- a CDS encoding adenosine deaminase — its product is MPLPKAELHLHIEGTLEPELAFELAARNGVRLPFADTEELRTAYSFSDLQSFLDLYYALMAVLRTEEDFADLADAYLARAAEQGVRHAEIFFDPQAHTARGVPLGVVVDGLTRALERSEERYGISTQLIMCFLRDESADSALETFEAARPYFDRIAGIGLDSAEVGNPPAKFREVYRRAAEAGLRRVAHAGEEGPASYITEALDVLGVERIDHGLRCLEDGELVARLVREQIPLTLCPLSNVRLRCIDTLADHPLREMLEAGLLVTVNSDDPAYFGGYVEDNFRAVHAALGLDQDTLRRLAANSFRASFISDRRRAELLAEVEEFVF
- a CDS encoding dihydrofolate reductase family protein translates to MRRRIVLFVSLSVDGYFEGPDHDLSWNLVDDEVHTHFNRELARMGGFVSGRVTHELMASVWPTADQDPAADGPMREFAGIWRAMPKTVFSRTLDHADWNTTIVREVTPESIAALTAGPGGDLSLSGANLVESFLAQDLVDEFRLYVHPVVLGRGTLFFRPTGRPTPLTLQDTHRFTNGVTLNHYVRSGPSPLDG
- a CDS encoding vitamin K epoxide reductase family protein — encoded protein: MTPAAPEAATPEATDPAERTTYGASRPFAWLLLVGGAVGLFASAVLTLDKIRLLKDPSYVPSCNINPIISCGSIMRSAQAEAFGFPNSLIGLVAFGVAVAVGAGLLAGARYRRWFWLGLQAGTVFGIGFVSWLMYQALYRIGALCPYCMVVWAAVIPLFWYTTLHNLRSGVIPVGPRLRVVVREAARYHWVVPALGYAVVALLVLNRFWYYWSTLI
- a CDS encoding DsbA family protein, giving the protein MSNTRKTDKKTSATERMRSARVRAERSDRIRRRVVVGAASAAVLALAAGVAFAVGGSSGSGSDAAANGPLVVPANATGSNGTVITYGKADAPHTLEVYEDFRCPFCEQLETTTGPTVQQLADAGTYKIEYHLATFLDKNLGGKGSRTALAAAGAALNEGVDKFKQFHDVLYANQPDERSDAFGDVNRLLELAGQVPGLKTDSFVKAVQDGTYAPWAAKVNEEFDKSDVTGTPTVKLDGKKLDVLTNGKAVSPEQFTALVKQVTG